The Thermodesulfobacteriota bacterium genome includes a region encoding these proteins:
- a CDS encoding DUF6789 family protein: MMNAFLTTIAAGIVGTTGMSLVMWFITSTGLANAAMIRAIGSMFTKSYENALGPGLLLHYISGILFAFLYVLLISLLSPDSLVGAIGAGAMIGIFHGVAFAFLLVIMVAEHHPIEQFRNAGFEVAIAHLVGHLVYGLLVGTVVGITGIRVFLID; encoded by the coding sequence ATGATGAACGCTTTCTTAACGACTATTGCGGCGGGTATTGTCGGTACTACTGGCATGAGTCTAGTGATGTGGTTTATTACCAGCACTGGGCTAGCTAATGCTGCCATGATAAGAGCTATAGGCAGTATGTTCACAAAGTCCTACGAAAATGCTCTTGGGCCAGGTCTGCTTTTACACTATATTTCAGGGATCCTCTTTGCATTTCTCTATGTACTCCTGATAAGTTTGCTTTCACCTGACTCTCTTGTGGGAGCAATAGGAGCAGGAGCCATGATAGGGATATTTCACGGTGTTGCGTTCGCATTTCTGTTAGTAATTATGGTTGCCGAGCACCACCCAATTGAGCAGTTTCGTAATGCCGGGTTTGAGGTAGCTATAGCACACCTTGTTGGACATCTTGTTTATGGTCTTTTAGTTGGAACAGTTGTAGGAATCACAGGCATAAGGGTATTTCTAATTGATTAG